From Lolium perenne isolate Kyuss_39 chromosome 5, Kyuss_2.0, whole genome shotgun sequence, a single genomic window includes:
- the LOC127298589 gene encoding uncharacterized protein → MVRQQRYDARIVAISHFYAEQGKRVLKKEIVAKGLTLSKEEFMGVAPKWVDGRDDGWAALVDLWVGEDAEFMAQSMKNRENRGKDGTHNAGNRSHDRYKAHQEQVHGKPLTMLGAWKMSHKKTKVDKPGEEQYYGKSGTYLQNYATAFKKLHGEDSQPLEEEVDETVVIVSGLGKRHGRHQILDGVIAPTTTLTQVRASSMSSSQLIPPRPRPGGSRRAFDTSLDEAYDRLYESYEEKLEEYVKSVEAHDAYQASHNAAVMAYITTGVQPTMGSPPPPKPPLPRIPTREEFLASVTSGIPGSAQSSTDIGRASASPSPSPSQSRPITPIHTGSSRGPSASAEPADLPFQ, encoded by the exons ATGGTACGCCAGCAGCGGTACGATGCGCGCATTGTGGCCATCTCGCACTTCTACGCCGAACAAGGCAAAAGGGTCCTGAAGAAAGAAATTGTTGCAAAAGGTCTTACATTGTCGAAGGAGGAGTTCATGGGC GTTGCTCCCAAATGGGTCGATGGACGAGACGATGGATGGGCGGCATTGGTGGACTTGTGGGTCGGGGAAGATGCGGAGTTCATGGCCCAAAGCATGAAAAATAGGGAGAATCGTGGCAAGGATGGAACGCACAATGCAGGAAACCGGTCCCATGATCGCTACAAGGCGCACCAG GAGCAAGTTCATGGGAAGCCGCTTACTATGTTAGGAGCCTGGAAGATGTCGCATAAGAAGACGAAGGTCGACAAACCTGGAGAGGAGCAATACTATGGTAAGTCTGGCACATACTTGCAAAATTACGCGACGGCGTTCAAAAAACTGCATGGGGAGGATTCTCAGCCCCTTGAGGAGGAGGTCGACGAGACGGTGGTGATCGTGTCAGGGCTCGGCAAGCGGCATGGCCGCCATCAGATTCTTGATGGGGTGATCGCGCCTACCACCACACTCACACAAGTTCGAGCTTCTAGCATGAGCAGCAGTCAGTTGATCCCACCTCGTCCACGGCCCGGTGGATCTAGGCGGGCCTTCGAT ACTTCTCTGGACGAGGCATACGATAGGCTCTATGAGAGTTATGAGGAGAAGCTTGAGGAGTACGTGAAGTCGGTTGAAGCCCATGATGCGTACCAGGCCAGCCATAATGCG gcggTGATGGCGTATATTACTACTGGAGTTCAGCCAACTATGGGATCTCCGCCACCACCAAAACCACCGCTACCAAGGATCCCAACGAGAGAAGAATTCCTCGCCTCGGTCACCTCAGGAATTCCG GGATCAGCTCAGTCCAGCACTGATATTGGTCGTGCTTCTGCCTCGCCCTCACCCTCGCCCAGCCAGTCGCGGCCTATCACTCCGATTCATACCGGAAGTAGTCGTGGTCCTAGTGCTTCTGCTGAGCCTGCTGACTTGCCGTTTCAG TGA